The following coding sequences are from one Lolium rigidum isolate FL_2022 chromosome 6, APGP_CSIRO_Lrig_0.1, whole genome shotgun sequence window:
- the LOC124661699 gene encoding probable inactive purple acid phosphatase 2: MVPFLLLLLHLAVTVAAAGDATTLTATPATITRSDQWITLRWSNLPSPSPLDYVALYSPPSSADLDYLGFLFLNASASWPTGAGTLLLPRLPDLRAPYQFRLFRSPPAEPSTNTRLDQDHDPLPDARHRAAVSADVRAEGNGSRPAQVHLAFADAPDEMRVLFVCGNAGDRAVRYGLLGRREEEWDEAPAEARTYERRQMCAYPANDIVGWRDPGFVFDAVMKRLQPGRRYFYKVGSDSGGWSEKYSFISRDIEANETIAFLFGDLGTYVPYNTYFRTPQESLSTVKWILRDLEVIGDRAALVSHIGDISYARGYAWLWDHFFEQIEPISSSTPYHVCIGNHEYDWPSQPWSPSWGANIYNGNDSGGECGIPYSIKFRMPGNSSLSTGTGAPDTHNLYYSFDAGVVHFVYMSTETDFTQGSAQHNFIKADLERVNRSRTPFIVFQGHRPMYTSSNGTKETAHREQMIQHVEQLFVKHNVTLALWGHIHKYERFCPMKNYQCLNTSSSFVYPGAPVHVVIGMSGQDRQPSWEARPDHPDVPIFPQPERSMYRGTEFGYTKLMATREKLTLVYIGNHDGQVHDMVEIFLDNNSMHVKLPPKVIWSYMGIASSVILSLLVGILAGFLVRRKRDSGRWIPIVNEEA, from the exons ATGGTCCCATTCCTGCTACTACTTCTCCACCTCGCCGTCACCGTTGCCGCCGCCGGCGATGCCACCACGCTGACCGCCACCCCAGCGACCATTACCAGATCCGACCAATGGATCACGCTCCGGTGGTCCAACCTCCCCTCGCCCAGCCCGCTCGACTACGTGGCCCTCTACTCCCCGCCGTCCTCCGCCGACCTCGACTACCTCGGCTTCCTCTTCCTCAACGCCTCCGCCTCCTGgcccaccggcgccggcaccctcctcctcccgcgcctccccgACCTGCGCGCGCCCTACCAGTTCCGCCTCTTCCGGTCGCCGCCCGCAGAGCCGTCCACCAACACGCGCCTAGACCAGGACCACGACCCTCTCCCGGACGCGCGCCACCGCGCTGCCGTCTCTGCTGACGTCCGCGCCGAGGGCAACGGCTCCCGGCCGGCGCAGGTGCATCTGGCGTTCGCGGACGCGCCCGACGAGATGCGCGTGCTGTTTGTGTGCGGCAACGCCGGCGACAGGGCGGTCAGGtacggcctcctgggccggcgcGAGGAGGAGTGGGACGAGGCGCCGGCGGAAGCCAGGACGTACGAGCGGCGCCAGATGTGCGCCTACCCGGCCAACGACATCGTCGGCTGGAGGGATCCTGGGTTCGTGTTCGACGCCGTGATGAAGCGGCTGCAGCCTGGGAGAAGGTACTTCTACAAG GTAGGTAGTGATTCTGGAGGATGGAGTGAGAAGTACAGCTTCATCTCTCGTGACATTGAGGCCAACGAAACCATTGCCTTCTTGTTTGGTGACCTGGGAACTTACGTTCCTTACAACACCTACTTCCGGACTCCTCAAGAGAGTTTGTCGACAGTGAAGTGGATCCTTCGTGATCTTGAAGTCATTGGTGACAGAGCTGCATTGGTTTCACATATCGGAGACATCAGCTATGCGAGAGGTTATGCCTGGTTATGGGATCATTTCTTCGAACAAATTGAGCCTATTTCGTCCAGTACTCCGTACCACGTATGCATTGGGAATCATGAGTATGATTGGCCTTCACAGCCTTGGAGCCCCTCTTGGGGTGCCAATATTTACAACGGAAACGATAGCGGAGGCGAATGTGGGATACCATACAGCATCAAGTTCAGAATGCCTGGCAACTCTTCTCTGTCCACTGGCACTGGAGCTCCCGACACGCATAATCTCTACTACTCCTTTGATGCTGGTGTTGTGCATTTCGTTTACATGTCCACGGAGACGGATTTCACTCAGGGCAGTGCCcaacacaacttcataaaggcagACCTTGAGCGTGTCAACCGGAGCCGAACACCATTCATCGTGTTCCAAGGCCACCGGCCAATGTACACCTCGAGCAATGGGACCAAGGAGACTGCTCACCGCGAGCAGATGATTCAGCATGTCGAGCAACTATTTGTAAAGCACAATGTGACGCTTGCTCTTTGGGGTCACATCCACAAGTATGAGCGATTCTGCCCCATGAAGAACTACCAGTGCCTCAACACATCATCAAGCTTTGTGTACCCTGGTGCTCCCGTACATGTTGTGATTGGGATGTCTGGTCAAGATCGTCAGCCAAGCTGGGAAGCAAGGCCGGACCACCCTGATGTGCCAATCTTCCCTCAGCCAGAGAGGTCCATGTACCGTGGCACCGAGTTTGGGTACACAAAGCTGATGGCCACAAGGGAGAAGCTGACGCTGGTGTATATTGGGAACCATGATGGGCAAGTCCATGACATGGTTGAGATATTCTTAGACAATAACAGTATGCATGTTAAGCTGCCGCCAAAAGTTATTTGGTCGTACATGGGAATTGCCAGCAGTGTGATACTTTCTCTGCTGGTGGGCATTTTGGCTGGCTTCCTTGTTAGAAGGAAGAGAGACTCTGGACGGTGGATTCCTATCGTCAATGAGGAGGCCTAA